A part of Candidatus Electrothrix aestuarii genomic DNA contains:
- the mutL gene encoding DNA mismatch repair endonuclease MutL, which produces MSTIRVLSDHLANQIAAGEVVERPASVVKELLENALDAGADRVNIQVEGDGTRLIRVMDNGGGMDQDDVLLCLERHATSKLIEESQLSAITTLGFRGEALPSIASVSRMSILSRLQDADIGTRAEVRYGALHDLHDHGCACGTIIEVRNLFGNLPARKKFLKTKRTELFHIEEVIRNQALAHPEISFALQVDGRKTITLAGADQEQRVRDVFRYSGRMLDVSWTGEPEALMLRGGLLLPDTSSTAPLRILVNNRSVQDRMIRYAVAEGMKGLLMKGQQPAGALLLDLDPQQVDINVHPAKREIRFREPNEIRRFLVRAVAEAVLRHQEEVRFELFQPRYNEQREHRRDEPLGGALHSAQTEQVEEAASTAYTAAYTATGTSVSPRSSGYLSTTEHKPEQQAERQVYSAEPLPFSSFSATGKEEEKREKKIQEGDLRTAPEQQDFSLSSLSSLRKQAPPQLGQGTKPVAAAQEEPEQPEERQAGPQEYNGLRLIGQFLNLYLLCEHDGELVVIDQHAAHERILYQQLRAAYEQREIAVQNLLFPVTVELGPDHADILEQEAEAVATLGVNVEFFGDTTWVIKAVPAMVGKAPPQEVLFDILDGLASHSGASHSEILPEFIENVLASMACKAAIKSGNHLHPEEMLALLRQMEQSEFFSHCPHGRPVLKTFSRLDVEKWFKRT; this is translated from the coding sequence ATGTCTACAATACGCGTCCTTTCCGATCATCTTGCCAATCAGATAGCTGCCGGTGAAGTTGTCGAGCGACCCGCCTCGGTTGTCAAAGAATTATTAGAAAATGCCCTGGATGCCGGTGCTGATCGGGTCAATATTCAGGTAGAAGGAGACGGAACCCGGCTTATCCGGGTCATGGATAATGGTGGCGGTATGGATCAGGATGATGTACTGCTCTGTCTCGAACGCCATGCGACCTCGAAACTGATCGAGGAAAGTCAACTATCTGCAATCACCACCTTGGGATTTCGGGGCGAAGCATTGCCCAGTATCGCTTCAGTTTCCCGGATGTCCATCCTCTCTCGCCTGCAGGATGCGGATATTGGTACTAGGGCAGAGGTGCGTTATGGGGCTCTGCATGATCTTCATGATCACGGCTGTGCCTGCGGTACCATTATTGAAGTCCGTAATCTGTTCGGGAACCTTCCTGCCCGAAAAAAATTTCTGAAGACAAAACGAACAGAGCTTTTTCATATTGAAGAAGTGATCCGCAATCAGGCGCTCGCTCATCCTGAAATATCTTTTGCCCTTCAGGTGGACGGACGTAAAACCATCACCTTGGCTGGAGCAGATCAAGAGCAGCGTGTCCGGGATGTTTTTCGTTATTCCGGGAGAATGCTTGATGTTAGCTGGACTGGCGAGCCTGAGGCTCTGATGCTCCGGGGGGGTCTTCTCCTGCCTGATACCTCCTCCACAGCACCTCTCCGTATTTTAGTAAATAACCGGTCGGTCCAGGACCGTATGATTCGCTATGCCGTTGCCGAGGGGATGAAAGGGCTGCTGATGAAGGGACAACAACCTGCTGGAGCTTTATTGCTGGATCTTGATCCGCAGCAGGTTGATATCAACGTCCATCCAGCCAAGCGTGAGATCCGTTTCCGCGAGCCCAATGAGATTCGCCGCTTCCTGGTCCGGGCAGTGGCTGAGGCTGTGCTTCGTCATCAGGAAGAGGTTCGTTTCGAGCTTTTCCAACCTCGATATAACGAACAGCGCGAACATCGTAGGGACGAACCGCTGGGGGGGGCTTTGCATAGCGCACAGACCGAGCAGGTAGAAGAGGCTGCCTCTACAGCATATACAGCAGCATATACAGCCACAGGTACAAGCGTCTCTCCCCGCTCTTCCGGTTATCTCAGTACAACGGAACATAAGCCGGAGCAGCAAGCAGAACGGCAGGTATATAGTGCTGAGCCTTTACCGTTTTCTTCTTTCTCTGCAACCGGCAAGGAAGAGGAGAAGAGAGAAAAAAAAATACAGGAGGGGGATTTACGGACCGCGCCGGAGCAACAGGATTTTTCGCTGAGTTCGCTGAGTTCGCTGAGAAAGCAAGCTCCCCCGCAATTGGGGCAAGGAACTAAACCGGTTGCGGCTGCACAGGAAGAACCTGAACAGCCAGAAGAGCGGCAAGCTGGGCCGCAAGAGTACAACGGCCTCCGTTTGATCGGGCAGTTTCTCAATCTCTATCTGCTCTGCGAGCATGATGGCGAGCTGGTCGTCATAGATCAGCATGCGGCCCATGAACGGATTTTATACCAACAGCTTCGTGCTGCCTATGAGCAACGAGAGATTGCTGTGCAGAATCTGCTCTTTCCAGTCACTGTGGAGCTGGGGCCTGATCACGCTGATATCCTGGAGCAGGAGGCGGAAGCTGTGGCTACTTTGGGGGTGAATGTGGAGTTTTTTGGTGATACCACCTGGGTCATCAAGGCGGTTCCGGCAATGGTGGGGAAGGCACCGCCCCAGGAAGTTTTGTTTGACATCCTTGATGGACTGGCCTCCCATTCCGGTGCTTCACACTCTGAGATACTTCCCGAGTTCATTGAGAATGTACTGGCCTCAATGGCCTGCAAGGCTGCTATTAAATCAGGAAACCACCTCCATCCAGAAGAGATGCTTGCTTTGCTCCGGCAGATGGAACAGAGCGAATTTTTTTCACACTGTCCCCACGGCAGGCCAGTTCTGAAAACTTTTTCTCGGCTTGATGTGGAAAAATGGTTCAAAAGAACCTGA
- a CDS encoding PAS domain-containing sensor histidine kinase, producing the protein MMSQGQLNSLIIAELPVALFVVDKDYKIVEFNPAAEKITGMTRQQVLGCCCSEVLSSNICEYDCPLKESVTTGQPCLGREAIIRTRSGNKVPIILSGRAITKKTGELLCCIEIFRDATDTKELDAHKRNLISLFTHDLKAPVMITGGFVNRLIDGKAGPLNEKQTSYLKIIQNELRRQEEYIQSFLDASKIESGRIELELQPCELAGLLKDIVTGFKVQASLKQIDIKLEMEHDLGQALLDKLHFGRVISNLLDNAIKYSQKDTLVQMQVRQTGKHFIFEINDQGPGIALQNQPHIFEHYYRPTRHCCEQAKGSGLGLAAVKAIVEAHSGSVWLHSIPGEGSTFFVSLPK; encoded by the coding sequence ATGATGAGTCAAGGCCAGCTGAACAGTCTGATTATAGCAGAATTACCGGTTGCTCTTTTTGTCGTGGATAAGGACTATAAAATTGTCGAGTTTAATCCTGCTGCCGAGAAAATCACCGGGATGACGCGGCAGCAGGTGCTGGGATGCTGCTGTTCGGAAGTACTCTCTTCGAATATCTGTGAGTATGATTGTCCGTTGAAGGAGAGCGTGACAACAGGTCAACCCTGCTTAGGAAGAGAGGCAATCATTCGGACGCGCAGTGGCAATAAGGTCCCTATTATCCTCTCTGGAAGAGCGATCACCAAGAAAACCGGTGAGCTGCTCTGTTGTATAGAGATCTTTCGCGATGCCACGGACACCAAGGAACTTGATGCCCATAAACGCAACCTGATTTCTCTCTTCACCCATGATCTCAAGGCGCCTGTTATGATAACCGGTGGTTTTGTCAATCGTCTCATCGATGGGAAGGCAGGACCTCTTAATGAGAAACAAACCAGTTATCTCAAAATCATTCAGAATGAGCTCAGGCGGCAAGAGGAGTATATTCAGTCTTTCCTCGATGCGTCAAAGATAGAATCCGGTCGGATAGAGTTAGAGCTTCAGCCTTGCGAATTGGCGGGTTTGCTCAAGGATATTGTCACAGGTTTTAAGGTGCAGGCATCCCTGAAGCAGATTGATATAAAATTGGAAATGGAGCATGATCTCGGCCAGGCCCTTCTGGATAAATTGCATTTTGGCCGAGTTATCTCCAATTTGCTGGATAACGCTATAAAATATTCGCAAAAGGATACCTTAGTCCAGATGCAGGTACGCCAGACAGGTAAACATTTTATTTTTGAAATCAATGATCAGGGACCTGGCATTGCTCTACAGAATCAGCCTCATATTTTTGAACATTATTATCGCCCTACCCGACATTGCTGTGAGCAGGCTAAGGGGAGCGGGTTAGGGTTGGCAGCGGTGAAGGCCATTGTAGAGGCCCATTCCGGCTCAGTCTGGCTGCACAGTATCCCGGGGGAAGGGAGTACTTTTTTTGTTTCTCTTCCTAAGTAG
- a CDS encoding amidohydrolase family protein — protein MAETEYILAGRLIDGSGSPVRRNILLEMKDGVIIALRSAAEVPDKPAIVDVDLSHCTLVPALVDCSVALLQSPSVGGNKGEETAEQENIQRDMLERHIRYCFTHGVLGLLAQDKNSLLQEYQRVDEDNDQKKQKKQVRGLDIRTAHDGADADVLRLMYSPSIDENTEERAGGSLQLNSAALCHLLQNRDRKKAIVVANGSQQVAEALEAGCDAIEQGYAIGEANLRVMADKGVLWIPNLVRAKNALDGASGGGSVCCRFSTRYVAPGDPIPGAEAHWKKVLEEQLAQLRLARELGVKVAVGTGAGSVGILHGESVVEEIKLFIKAGYSLEESIQCASKNGAEFFGMQELGQLAVGQRATFLFTRGTAGQLPRKLAYLEGIFMNGQPSPEYKK, from the coding sequence ATGGCAGAGACAGAGTACATTCTTGCAGGTCGTCTTATTGATGGTAGCGGCTCCCCGGTACGCCGGAATATCCTGCTGGAAATGAAAGACGGGGTTATTATCGCGCTTCGCTCCGCAGCGGAGGTGCCTGATAAGCCCGCAATCGTTGACGTTGATCTCTCCCATTGTACGCTTGTGCCAGCCTTGGTTGATTGTAGTGTGGCCCTTTTGCAATCGCCTTCTGTAGGTGGCAACAAGGGGGAGGAGACTGCGGAACAGGAGAATATACAGAGGGATATGCTGGAGCGGCATATTCGTTATTGCTTTACTCACGGTGTGTTGGGCCTGCTTGCCCAGGATAAGAATAGCCTGCTGCAAGAATATCAAAGGGTAGATGAGGATAATGACCAGAAGAAGCAGAAAAAGCAGGTAAGGGGGCTGGACATCCGAACAGCCCATGACGGTGCGGATGCTGATGTGCTCCGTTTAATGTATTCACCCAGCATTGACGAAAATACTGAAGAGAGGGCAGGAGGTTCTCTCCAATTGAACTCTGCGGCCCTCTGCCATCTCCTGCAAAATCGGGACAGGAAAAAGGCTATCGTTGTAGCGAACGGTTCCCAACAGGTGGCTGAGGCACTGGAAGCAGGTTGCGATGCCATTGAGCAGGGCTATGCTATCGGTGAGGCCAATCTCAGGGTAATGGCGGACAAGGGCGTGCTGTGGATTCCGAATTTGGTGCGGGCCAAGAATGCTCTGGATGGTGCTAGCGGGGGAGGCTCGGTCTGTTGCCGTTTTTCCACCCGCTATGTTGCACCGGGTGATCCGATTCCCGGTGCAGAGGCCCATTGGAAAAAGGTCCTGGAGGAACAGCTGGCCCAACTGCGTCTTGCCCGAGAACTCGGGGTAAAGGTAGCTGTGGGAACCGGCGCAGGCTCAGTGGGTATCCTACACGGAGAATCCGTGGTGGAAGAGATAAAGCTCTTCATCAAGGCTGGATACTCTCTGGAAGAGAGTATCCAATGCGCCTCAAAAAATGGAGCTGAATTCTTCGGGATGCAGGAGTTGGGGCAGCTTGCAGTCGGACAACGGGCTACCTTTCTTTTTACCCGAGGCACGGCGGGGCAGTTGCCGCGAAAGCTTGCTTATCTGGAGGGGATCTTTATGAACGGCCAGCCCAGTCCAGAGTATAAAAAATAG
- a CDS encoding alpha-amylase family glycosyl hydrolase, whose amino-acid sequence MNTFHILTQQSAPRLWVWRDRKAGDNHELAYNAQDKGKGNNGFRVFTTNLDHQIHQPAHLRLYTGDWAWKDHPKNIPRTKEFRFPENLWMSEDAARVVSENPFTGDAVQKVTIHLITAKKYRDGQLYFWLPGKEGRTVQATGEDNFGPFYEVELQEDEQHMFLFKFIDRQGHYEPDYANRLWVAQDGNEIWVHSQASAISSEEPKKKPLIIHARQFNISAPLHIHLWQEDSDFATTLANGIVDAKGWVRFEYPVYTGRPYRFMFYNPDLERAWENKEARRTVLLTEDGTAWAIHGDGSTSELGLEGVWALEGDNALYGNLPRREKEISLEVVDKAPDMPQEEPLTLEVWINRARAPLYTGLQADEDGYFRFSIYPGTVTSFRFSAGEQVEPIERHFLKAKDNSTHRYVVLGRADVLPVRPQSDLFLDPPFTIERPGVWVDDDQVRFAVHCPSAACLEVIGEWTNWEQEPLPMRSTRDGAYWWAEISRDELTNGDTRPLHGMLYKFRLNQIYNVQDPAADWVENSDPERASKLVDHQLFSWTSDTWQRPGWEYLNIYQLHPSLFSKRAGLSGLDAITRELNDPAGYLRKVKATALLLMPTCEFAGDHSWGYNPSFFYSVESAYGGPDALKRLVDAAHQQGKAVLLDVVFNHASASDNPLWTVAGSSFFDGDTDWGAMLNFDHPQVIHFFERNMAHFMQNYRIDGFRFDFTRVIYMGNQWTYHVRRPGSGGGWEFLQRLRQVAHNIDNRCLLMAENLPNDWNLTHPGGPMDTQWCDDFHDCLVDACRGWDVMGRLANAMKISHTACERWHEATIYAESHDEVGNEPHRISNVAGYGQGMRRSKVAAAATLLGRGVPLSFMGAEVGEWRQFPKDENRALDLDQYEQDTTARHMRNWWNRLAEIRRGNTRLEGPSLLRITFAQEGILAFTRGEGNDLFILLNFSPWAGWRSLNNLNLPDGNYKELLNSTWGAYRVEGEDEHANGGWEAHIYRGDNRHLHIPDYGVVVLERR is encoded by the coding sequence ATGAACACATTCCATATATTGACCCAACAATCAGCCCCACGTCTATGGGTATGGCGTGATCGCAAGGCAGGAGACAACCACGAGTTGGCTTATAATGCCCAGGATAAGGGAAAAGGAAATAATGGATTCCGAGTTTTTACGACCAATCTTGACCACCAAATCCACCAGCCAGCCCACCTGCGGCTCTATACCGGGGACTGGGCCTGGAAGGATCACCCGAAGAATATCCCCCGTACCAAGGAATTTCGTTTTCCCGAAAACCTCTGGATGTCTGAAGATGCGGCGCGGGTGGTATCAGAGAATCCCTTTACAGGTGATGCCGTACAGAAAGTGACCATCCATCTTATCACGGCAAAAAAATATCGCGATGGGCAGCTGTACTTCTGGCTTCCAGGCAAGGAAGGGCGCACTGTCCAGGCTACCGGGGAAGATAACTTTGGTCCATTCTACGAGGTTGAGCTGCAAGAAGATGAGCAGCATATGTTCCTCTTCAAGTTCATTGACCGGCAAGGCCATTACGAGCCAGATTACGCCAACCGTCTTTGGGTGGCCCAGGATGGGAATGAAATCTGGGTACACAGTCAGGCCTCAGCAATCAGTTCGGAAGAACCGAAGAAAAAGCCCCTGATTATTCATGCCCGCCAATTCAATATCTCCGCCCCCCTGCATATCCATCTCTGGCAGGAGGACTCTGATTTCGCCACCACGCTTGCAAACGGCATAGTGGATGCAAAAGGTTGGGTTCGCTTTGAGTATCCTGTCTATACCGGACGTCCCTACCGTTTCATGTTCTACAATCCTGACTTAGAGAGAGCCTGGGAGAATAAGGAGGCACGTCGGACAGTCCTTCTGACCGAAGACGGCACAGCCTGGGCTATACATGGTGACGGCAGCACCAGTGAACTCGGCCTGGAAGGAGTCTGGGCTCTGGAGGGAGATAATGCCCTCTATGGTAACCTCCCCCGCAGAGAAAAAGAGATCTCTCTTGAGGTTGTGGATAAGGCCCCTGATATGCCACAGGAAGAGCCCTTGACCCTGGAGGTTTGGATCAACCGGGCTCGCGCCCCTCTCTATACCGGCCTTCAGGCAGATGAGGACGGCTACTTCCGCTTCTCCATCTATCCGGGTACCGTGACCTCATTTCGCTTCTCAGCAGGGGAACAGGTCGAGCCCATAGAACGCCATTTCCTCAAGGCGAAAGACAATAGCACCCATCGCTACGTCGTTCTGGGGCGGGCCGATGTACTGCCTGTGCGACCTCAATCCGACCTTTTCCTTGACCCGCCCTTCACTATAGAGAGGCCTGGGGTCTGGGTTGATGATGATCAGGTACGCTTTGCTGTCCATTGCCCCAGTGCTGCCTGCCTTGAGGTCATAGGAGAATGGACCAACTGGGAGCAGGAGCCCTTGCCCATGCGCTCAACCCGTGACGGTGCCTATTGGTGGGCGGAGATTTCGCGGGACGAGCTCACCAATGGAGACACCAGGCCACTACATGGCATGCTTTATAAATTTCGCCTCAATCAAATATATAACGTGCAAGACCCGGCAGCAGACTGGGTGGAAAACTCTGACCCGGAACGGGCCTCGAAACTCGTGGACCATCAGCTCTTTTCCTGGACAAGTGATACCTGGCAGCGACCGGGCTGGGAGTATCTCAACATCTACCAGCTCCACCCCTCACTGTTCAGCAAACGTGCCGGACTCAGTGGACTTGATGCTATAACCCGTGAACTGAATGATCCAGCTGGCTACCTCCGCAAGGTCAAGGCCACGGCCCTGCTCCTGATGCCCACCTGCGAATTTGCCGGAGATCATAGCTGGGGCTATAACCCCTCCTTCTTCTACTCCGTGGAATCCGCCTATGGGGGACCGGATGCCCTTAAACGACTGGTGGACGCTGCACATCAACAAGGCAAAGCAGTCCTGCTGGATGTCGTGTTTAATCATGCCAGCGCTTCGGATAATCCTCTCTGGACAGTAGCTGGATCAAGCTTCTTTGACGGCGATACGGACTGGGGCGCCATGCTCAATTTTGATCACCCCCAGGTCATCCATTTCTTTGAGCGGAACATGGCCCATTTCATGCAAAACTACCGGATTGACGGCTTCCGCTTTGACTTTACCAGGGTTATATATATGGGTAATCAATGGACCTACCATGTTCGGCGACCGGGCTCAGGCGGAGGTTGGGAATTCCTCCAGCGACTGCGGCAGGTCGCTCATAATATCGATAATCGCTGCTTGCTTATGGCGGAAAATCTCCCCAATGATTGGAATCTCACCCATCCGGGAGGCCCTATGGACACTCAATGGTGCGATGATTTTCACGATTGCCTTGTTGATGCCTGCCGGGGCTGGGATGTCATGGGCAGGCTGGCTAATGCCATGAAAATCTCCCACACTGCCTGTGAGCGCTGGCACGAAGCAACCATATACGCGGAAAGTCACGATGAGGTGGGCAATGAACCGCACCGCATAAGTAATGTGGCTGGCTATGGGCAGGGAATGCGCAGGAGCAAGGTGGCAGCGGCAGCAACATTACTTGGCCGGGGGGTTCCGCTCTCTTTTATGGGGGCAGAGGTGGGAGAGTGGCGGCAGTTTCCCAAAGACGAAAATCGGGCACTGGATCTTGATCAGTATGAACAGGACACAACGGCCCGCCATATGCGTAATTGGTGGAATCGACTTGCGGAAATCCGCCGAGGCAATACCCGCCTAGAAGGTCCCTCATTACTTCGGATTACCTTTGCTCAGGAAGGCATACTGGCCTTTACCCGTGGCGAGGGAAACGATCTTTTTATTCTGCTCAACTTCAGTCCCTGGGCAGGATGGCGCTCTCTCAATAACCTGAATCTGCCTGACGGTAACTATAAAGAGCTGCTGAACTCAACCTGGGGGGCATACAGGGTTGAGGGCGAAGATGAACACGCCAATGGCGGCTGGGAGGCTCATATTTATCGAGGAGATAATCGTCATCTTCATATCCCAGATTACGGAGTGGTTGTACTAGAGAGGCGCTGA
- a CDS encoding ribonuclease I, whose product MKKRILTALIVVLCSGTALASEKASGTFEAVRSCEAYSSFKKGTNPGLIKVTAGSSYEIVEVNKPKEWNWIRISMDGPSNNLRWVAKECGNTEIISSDQKSEHGGQPVCSTPNKYDSYVLAMTWQPGFCEHYSYKGKKPECDAMMEEGDKKLVISHLTLHGLWPNKDECGKKYGNCSKIKMDLREDTVATMAPWMPNFYFSTNFGNYEWSKHGTCQERDDDTYFLLAKDLLQRVDKSAVGTYLRESIGETINLNEYRQHVEENLGKEVAERMQVLCSKRKFLQEIRINLPKEIVPDDDIAKMVSGAKTFNSFTSRCDKEIYIERSGKD is encoded by the coding sequence ATGAAAAAGCGTATTCTCACAGCCCTGATCGTCGTCTTGTGCAGCGGAACTGCGCTCGCTTCTGAAAAGGCAAGCGGCACCTTTGAAGCCGTTCGGTCCTGCGAGGCCTATAGTTCCTTTAAGAAAGGAACAAATCCAGGCCTTATTAAAGTAACAGCGGGGAGCAGCTACGAAATAGTTGAGGTTAATAAGCCAAAGGAGTGGAACTGGATTCGTATATCTATGGATGGTCCAAGCAATAACCTTCGCTGGGTCGCTAAAGAGTGCGGCAATACGGAGATCATATCTTCTGACCAAAAGTCGGAGCACGGGGGACAACCCGTCTGTTCCACCCCTAACAAGTACGATAGTTACGTCCTGGCTATGACATGGCAGCCCGGTTTTTGTGAGCATTACTCGTATAAAGGCAAAAAACCTGAGTGCGACGCAATGATGGAGGAAGGTGATAAAAAACTGGTTATATCTCACCTGACCCTGCACGGTCTTTGGCCAAACAAAGATGAATGCGGCAAAAAGTATGGCAACTGCTCAAAGATAAAAATGGATCTGAGAGAAGATACTGTTGCCACGATGGCCCCCTGGATGCCTAACTTCTATTTTTCCACCAATTTCGGTAATTATGAGTGGAGCAAGCATGGCACCTGCCAGGAACGGGATGACGACACCTATTTCCTGCTGGCAAAAGACCTCCTGCAACGAGTGGACAAGTCTGCTGTTGGCACCTATCTACGAGAGAGTATTGGCGAGACCATTAACCTTAATGAGTATCGCCAGCATGTTGAAGAAAATCTAGGAAAAGAGGTAGCTGAAAGGATGCAAGTTCTCTGCTCCAAGAGAAAATTCCTTCAGGAAATCAGGATCAATCTCCCAAAAGAAATCGTACCAGACGATGACATCGCCAAGATGGTTTCTGGGGCTAAGACCTTCAACAGCTTTACCTCAAGATGCGACAAGGAGATCTATATCGAGCGTTCCGGCAAGGACTGA
- a CDS encoding rhomboid family intramembrane serine protease encodes MSESIQSNKAEFTFTDYGQGGDISEEYTFPWITWGIILFCTMLWSYLHLGKDWPLHLEVMHAVAPEGFRIWTGAVWGLVTTAFVHFDIWHILFNMWLAESFGRIFEPNMGRKHYLLFILSAAFVSSGMQLFLSGQPGIGFSGVLYAMFGYALVVRRVYLQYQVIVDKSTSQFLIGWFILCLLLTSFNIMEITNEAHVAGLAFGICVGQLYISRVYVKTSRIVLVGMVAMTILSTTYLPWSDRWRARNATLEIVDLEERAEAGIAEAQYLYSDVLMRCGEGRAEGILWLTKAADQKYLPAMNRLVRILATDQDPAFRNAEQAVEWGLELCEKDRWRNMEYVDTLAAAYAEAERWDVAIALQKRALERLGDENTLATASFQEHLQKYQRHEKVRE; translated from the coding sequence ATGTCTGAGTCTATACAGTCCAACAAGGCAGAATTTACTTTCACAGATTATGGGCAGGGAGGAGATATCTCCGAGGAGTATACATTCCCCTGGATAACCTGGGGTATCATTCTTTTCTGCACCATGCTCTGGTCCTACCTGCATTTGGGGAAGGACTGGCCTTTACACTTAGAGGTTATGCATGCTGTCGCCCCGGAAGGCTTCCGTATATGGACCGGTGCGGTATGGGGACTTGTGACGACGGCCTTTGTGCATTTTGATATTTGGCATATCCTGTTCAATATGTGGCTGGCAGAGAGCTTCGGGCGCATATTTGAACCGAACATGGGACGCAAGCATTATCTGCTCTTCATTCTGAGTGCTGCTTTTGTCAGCTCTGGTATGCAGCTGTTTTTATCTGGGCAGCCAGGTATTGGTTTTTCTGGCGTCCTCTATGCGATGTTCGGGTATGCCTTAGTTGTTCGGAGGGTATATCTTCAGTATCAGGTGATCGTTGATAAAAGCACCTCTCAGTTTCTGATAGGATGGTTTATTCTCTGCCTGCTTCTGACATCCTTTAATATAATGGAAATTACCAATGAAGCCCATGTCGCAGGACTTGCCTTTGGGATTTGTGTGGGGCAGCTTTATATTTCCCGTGTCTATGTTAAGACATCGCGTATTGTTCTTGTGGGGATGGTCGCGATGACTATTCTTTCTACGACCTACCTCCCCTGGTCTGATCGTTGGCGCGCCCGAAACGCAACTCTTGAGATTGTCGACTTGGAAGAAAGGGCCGAAGCCGGTATCGCTGAGGCGCAGTATCTCTACAGTGATGTGCTGATGCGGTGCGGGGAGGGGAGGGCAGAGGGCATATTATGGTTAACAAAGGCAGCTGACCAGAAGTATCTTCCTGCCATGAATAGACTGGTCCGGATATTGGCAACTGATCAAGACCCTGCGTTTCGCAATGCTGAGCAGGCCGTTGAATGGGGTTTAGAGCTCTGTGAAAAAGATCGGTGGAGAAATATGGAGTACGTCGATACCTTGGCTGCTGCCTATGCGGAAGCGGAAAGATGGGATGTGGCGATTGCCCTTCAGAAACGAGCTCTTGAAAGACTGGGTGATGAGAATACCTTGGCAACGGCTTCTTTTCAGGAACATCTCCAGAAGTATCAGCGGCATGAGAAAGTGAGGGAGTAG